Proteins encoded together in one Thermodesulfobacteriota bacterium window:
- the pyk gene encoding pyruvate kinase — translation MALPPNKTKVVCTIGPASDAPETIEALLRAGMNVARLNFSHGDFAGHAEVVVRLRAASRAVGRRLALMADLPGPKMRVGRIDPEPVELRAGEAFVLTTEERNGDGGRVSVSFARLPNVVAPGDTLFLNDGAIQLRVEAVVGDEVRCTVVVGGELSSRKGLNLPGIDLGMSAFTDHDRECLRFALEQGVDAVSQSFVASADDVRAVRAAAAELGYQPFVIAKIERAGALENLEEILEAADGIMIARGDLGVEIPIERMALVQKDLMGRANVLGKPVITATQMLESMTANRRPTRAEATDVANAILDGTDAVMLSAESAVGRYPVEAVRMLVRIAAETEPHLAGASVREAIRARDRDRAVSLADLVSLSVERAVAQVTPAAIIVPTHSGYTARNLARFRLPVWITAVSSSETTCAGLQFSYGVWPVRTPDHPDDWNDFARTWVRGHGLPGDLAIVTEGPSRRHPDANNRMELLDLSRP, via the coding sequence GTGGCTCTTCCACCTAACAAGACCAAGGTCGTGTGCACCATCGGCCCGGCGTCGGATGCGCCCGAGACCATCGAGGCCCTGCTGCGGGCCGGCATGAACGTGGCCCGGCTCAACTTCTCCCACGGGGACTTCGCCGGCCACGCCGAGGTCGTCGTGCGGCTGCGGGCGGCGAGCCGGGCGGTGGGGCGGCGACTCGCCCTCATGGCCGACCTGCCGGGGCCCAAGATGCGGGTCGGGCGCATCGACCCGGAGCCGGTGGAACTACGCGCGGGCGAGGCTTTCGTGCTCACGACGGAGGAAAGGAACGGGGATGGGGGGCGGGTTTCGGTTTCCTTTGCCCGCCTCCCCAACGTGGTGGCGCCGGGGGACACGCTCTTCCTCAACGATGGGGCGATCCAGCTCCGGGTGGAGGCAGTCGTGGGGGACGAGGTGCGGTGCACCGTGGTGGTGGGGGGCGAGCTGAGCTCGCGCAAGGGTTTGAACCTGCCCGGGATCGACCTGGGGATGAGCGCCTTCACCGACCACGACCGGGAGTGCCTGCGGTTCGCCCTGGAGCAGGGGGTGGACGCGGTGAGCCAGTCCTTCGTGGCCTCGGCCGACGACGTGCGGGCGGTGCGGGCCGCGGCGGCCGAGCTGGGGTACCAGCCCTTCGTCATCGCCAAGATCGAGCGGGCCGGGGCCCTGGAGAACCTGGAGGAGATCCTGGAGGCGGCCGACGGCATCATGATCGCCCGGGGGGACCTGGGGGTGGAGATCCCCATCGAGCGCATGGCCCTGGTGCAGAAGGACCTGATGGGCCGCGCCAACGTGCTGGGGAAACCCGTCATCACCGCCACCCAGATGCTCGAGAGCATGACGGCCAACCGCCGCCCCACCCGGGCCGAGGCCACCGACGTGGCCAACGCCATCCTGGACGGCACCGACGCCGTCATGCTCTCGGCCGAGTCGGCGGTCGGGCGCTACCCCGTGGAGGCGGTCCGGATGCTCGTCCGCATCGCCGCCGAGACCGAGCCGCACCTGGCGGGGGCGAGCGTTCGCGAGGCCATTCGCGCCCGGGACCGGGACCGGGCGGTGAGCCTGGCCGATCTGGTCTCCCTGAGCGTGGAGAGGGCCGTGGCGCAGGTCACTCCTGCGGCAATCATCGTCCCCACCCATAGCGGCTACACGGCCCGCAACCTGGCCCGATTCCGGCTGCCGGTGTGGATCACCGCGGTGAGCTCGTCGGAGACCACCTGCGCAGGGCTCCAGTTCTCCTACGGCGTGTGGCCGGTGCGCACCCCGGACCACCCCGACGACTGGAACGACTTCGCCCGCACCTGGGTACGGGGCCACGGCCTCCCGGGCGACCTGGCCATCGTCACCGAGGGCCCCTCGCGGCGCCACCCCGACGCCAACAACCGCATGGAGCTCCTGGATCTCTCCCGGCCGTAA